The Proteus vulgaris genome has a segment encoding these proteins:
- the icd_2 gene encoding isocitrate dehydrogenase, with protein MKFTEGAFKDWGYELAREEFGGELLDGGPWVKIKNPKSGKEIIVKDVIADAFLQQILLRPAEYDVIACMNLNGDYISDALAAQVGGIGIAPGANIGDECALFEATHGTAPKYAGQDKVNPGSIILSAEMMLRHMGWTEAADLIIKGMEGAIAAKTVTYDFERQLEGAKLLKCSEFGDAIIKHM; from the coding sequence ATGAAATTTACCGAAGGTGCCTTTAAAGACTGGGGTTATGAATTAGCACGCGAAGAGTTTGGTGGTGAATTATTAGATGGTGGCCCTTGGGTTAAAATCAAAAATCCAAAATCAGGTAAAGAGATCATCGTTAAAGACGTTATCGCTGACGCATTCTTGCAACAGATTCTGTTACGTCCAGCAGAGTATGATGTAATCGCATGTATGAACCTTAATGGTGACTATATTTCCGATGCATTAGCGGCTCAAGTTGGAGGTATCGGTATTGCACCTGGCGCAAATATTGGTGATGAGTGTGCTTTATTCGAAGCAACACACGGTACAGCACCTAAGTATGCAGGACAAGATAAAGTTAACCCTGGCTCAATTATTCTTTCCGCGGAAATGATGTTACGCCACATGGGTTGGACAGAAGCCGCTGACTTAATCATTAAAGGTATGGAAGGGGCGATTGCCGCTAAGACTGTAACTTATGATTTCGAACGTCAGTTAGAAGGCGCTAAACTGCTGAAATGTAGCGAGTTTGGTGACGCGATTATCAAACACATGTAA
- a CDS encoding phage endopeptidase (lysis protein) → MKYGKLYAVIAMVGIIVGSYWVINWQANRINALTDTNKKLTVALEEQKSINTDYQARIMRLNQLDIQYTQELANAKNEISRLRDISEHHPERVYIKAECPKSKTTPATSLAYATTARPTDTAIRNYWLLRERIAETEQMIKGLQDYIRAECVN, encoded by the coding sequence ATGAAATACGGGAAACTCTATGCCGTCATTGCGATGGTAGGCATTATTGTGGGTAGTTATTGGGTGATTAATTGGCAAGCTAATAGAATTAATGCACTGACAGATACCAACAAAAAACTGACAGTGGCTCTCGAAGAACAGAAGTCTATTAACACTGATTATCAAGCACGCATAATGCGGTTAAACCAACTGGATATTCAATATACGCAGGAGCTAGCGAATGCTAAGAATGAAATTAGTCGCTTGCGTGATATTAGTGAGCATCATCCTGAGCGGGTGTACATCAAAGCCGAGTGCCCAAAAAGCAAAACCACTCCCGCCACCAGCTTGGCTTATGCAACCACCGCCCGACCTACTGACACCGCTATCCGAAATTATTGGTTACTCAGAGAACGAATAGCTGAGACTGAACAGATGATTAAAGGGTTGCAGGATTACATTAGAGCGGAGTGTGTGAACTAA
- the intE_2 gene encoding integrase encodes MAKFIGNINIPSPVNFIALGTDEQEARETAIQANTIIAEQHTRQLLSINERLSKIKTNKSEISVDIWMDKYLDIQKERLDIGELKINSYRQKMKPINLFRQYCGTKILKEITALDIAEIIDSVKVLGHSRMAQVVRMVLIDVFKEAQHAGYVPPGYNPAKATKQPRNRVKRERMTLDEWRTIYQQAKNHPPYLQCGMLLALTTGQRIGDICKMKFSDIWDDMLHIQQEKTGSKLAIPLSLKCEAINLSLKDVVAQCRDAVVSKYLVHYRHTTAQAKRGEQVTPNTLTTTFKKARDKCGLTWEKGTAPTFHEQRSLSERLYREQGINTQKLLGHKTQNMTDKYHDDRGKEWQIIAV; translated from the coding sequence ATGGCAAAATTTATTGGCAATATAAACATCCCATCACCGGTAAATTTCATAGCTTTAGGCACCGACGAACAAGAAGCGAGAGAAACCGCCATTCAGGCCAATACAATTATTGCTGAACAACATACTCGACAGTTATTAAGTATTAATGAACGGTTATCAAAAATTAAGACAAACAAGTCTGAAATATCTGTCGATATATGGATGGATAAATATTTAGATATTCAAAAAGAAAGATTAGATATCGGTGAATTAAAAATTAATTCTTATCGACAAAAAATGAAACCTATTAATTTATTCCGTCAGTATTGTGGTACGAAAATATTAAAAGAGATAACTGCTTTAGATATTGCTGAAATAATAGATTCCGTCAAAGTATTAGGGCATTCAAGAATGGCTCAGGTCGTTCGCATGGTGCTTATTGATGTATTTAAAGAAGCTCAACATGCTGGCTATGTTCCGCCTGGTTACAATCCTGCGAAAGCAACTAAACAACCACGGAACCGAGTGAAAAGAGAACGCATGACATTGGACGAATGGCGCACTATTTACCAGCAAGCTAAAAACCACCCTCCTTACCTGCAATGCGGCATGTTGCTGGCCTTAACCACAGGTCAGCGGATCGGTGATATCTGTAAAATGAAATTCTCTGATATTTGGGATGATATGTTACATATACAGCAAGAGAAGACGGGCAGTAAGTTAGCCATCCCTCTCTCACTAAAATGTGAAGCTATCAATCTCTCCTTAAAAGATGTTGTTGCTCAATGTCGTGATGCTGTTGTAAGTAAATATCTCGTGCATTATCGGCATACCACCGCACAAGCAAAACGAGGCGAACAAGTCACACCAAATACATTAACCACAACATTTAAAAAAGCACGAGATAAATGTGGGTTAACTTGGGAAAAAGGTACGGCACCTACTTTCCATGAACAGCGATCTTTATCTGAGCGACTTTATCGAGAACAAGGAATTAATACACAAAAATTATTGGGGCATAAAACACAAAATATGACCGATAAATACCACGACGATAGAGGAAAAGAATGGCAAATTATTGCTGTTTAA
- a CDS encoding phage lysozyme, with protein sequence MSLKQKIAALTTAGATAIALVVIAHFEGVRYEPYRDVAGVLTVCYGHTGKDIIQGKRYTQQECDLLLQNDFIKTQQQVDTLIKVPLDDYTKAALYSFAFNVGTTAFARSTLLKKLNAGDRAGACEEIKRWVYAGGKVWRGLVSRREAESALCHGNL encoded by the coding sequence ATGTCTCTCAAACAGAAAATAGCCGCGCTAACAACTGCGGGAGCAACAGCAATTGCGCTAGTAGTGATAGCCCATTTTGAAGGTGTACGTTATGAACCTTATCGTGATGTGGCGGGTGTTCTAACAGTTTGTTATGGGCATACAGGCAAAGACATTATTCAAGGTAAGAGATACACACAACAAGAATGCGATTTGTTATTACAAAACGATTTTATTAAGACACAACAGCAAGTCGATACATTAATCAAAGTGCCACTCGATGACTACACCAAAGCCGCTTTATATTCCTTTGCTTTTAATGTGGGTACAACCGCATTTGCTCGCTCAACATTACTTAAGAAATTAAATGCGGGTGATAGAGCGGGTGCCTGTGAAGAAATAAAACGTTGGGTATACGCAGGTGGAAAGGTTTGGCGAGGGCTTGTCAGTCGTCGAGAGGCGGAGTCAGCACTATGTCATGGAAACCTTTAA
- a CDS encoding phage protein, giving the protein MSKEINELQFSLHYASETDSEKNTSIILTANIHTADGETQQLTQLICTTSPAGKKQYRIGTQKINDAGDPLLVAVESYWRKNTQESCVYLLEKAKQFIQGHLQQTNTWISMYGLVIVSNGVT; this is encoded by the coding sequence ATGTCAAAAGAGATAAACGAATTACAGTTTAGTCTTCACTATGCCTCAGAAACAGACAGTGAAAAGAATACCTCCATCATTTTAACGGCGAATATCCATACGGCTGATGGTGAAACTCAACAACTCACACAACTAATTTGCACGACATCTCCCGCAGGTAAAAAGCAATATCGAATCGGCACACAAAAGATTAATGATGCAGGTGACCCATTGCTGGTGGCGGTTGAATCCTATTGGCGCAAAAACACACAAGAGAGTTGTGTTTATTTGTTAGAGAAAGCGAAGCAATTTATTCAAGGGCACTTACAACAAACGAATACATGGATATCCATGTATGGTCTTGTGATTGTTTCTAATGGCGTCACTTGA
- the icd_3 gene encoding isocitrate dehydrogenase: MRLHERRGKWESKVVVPANGAKITLDAKGKLVVPNNPVIPYIEGDGIGIDVTPAMLKVVDAAVEKAYGKERKIEWMEVYTGEKSTQVYGKDVWLPEETLDLIREYRVSIKGPLTTPVGGGIRSLNVALRQQLDLYICLRPVRYYKGTPSPVKHPELTDMVIFRENSEDIYAGIEWKAGSAEADKVIKFLQNEMGCYQNPLPSRLWYWYQTLFRRRD; the protein is encoded by the coding sequence GTGCGCTTACATGAAAGGAGAGGTAAATGGGAAAGCAAAGTAGTTGTTCCGGCTAATGGCGCTAAAATTACACTAGATGCTAAAGGTAAGCTTGTTGTTCCCAATAATCCGGTTATCCCTTATATTGAAGGGGACGGTATCGGTATCGATGTCACGCCAGCAATGTTAAAAGTTGTTGATGCAGCCGTTGAGAAAGCTTATGGCAAAGAACGTAAGATTGAATGGATGGAAGTCTACACCGGTGAAAAATCTACGCAGGTGTATGGTAAAGATGTTTGGTTACCAGAAGAAACCTTAGATCTTATCCGTGAATATCGTGTTTCTATTAAAGGTCCTCTGACTACCCCAGTTGGCGGTGGTATCCGTTCATTAAACGTTGCATTACGCCAACAACTTGACCTCTATATTTGCCTACGCCCAGTACGTTACTACAAAGGTACTCCAAGCCCAGTTAAACACCCTGAACTGACTGATATGGTTATCTTCCGTGAAAACTCAGAAGATATTTATGCGGGTATTGAGTGGAAAGCTGGTTCAGCAGAAGCAGATAAAGTCATTAAATTCTTGCAAAATGAAATGGGGTGTTACCAAAATCCGCTTCCCTCAAGATTGTGGTATTGGTATCAAACCTTGTTCAGAAGAAGGGACTAA
- a CDS encoding LexA repressor, which translates to MVQVRGEAFLGVDGAVDMIEDHNGWLKIYSDDADAYGLKVKGDSMWPRIQSGEFVVVEPNTNVRAGDEVFVRTVEGHNMIKIFNKTRDGDYQFSSINNSHKPITLSPDQVDTMHYVSAIVKPIKYIDVCEKTGRALL; encoded by the coding sequence TTGGTTCAAGTTAGAGGTGAAGCATTCTTAGGTGTTGATGGCGCTGTTGATATGATTGAAGATCACAACGGCTGGCTAAAAATATACAGTGACGATGCTGATGCGTACGGTCTAAAAGTTAAAGGTGATAGTATGTGGCCACGCATTCAATCTGGTGAGTTTGTTGTAGTTGAACCCAACACCAATGTCAGAGCTGGTGATGAAGTATTTGTTCGTACGGTTGAAGGCCATAACATGATTAAAATCTTCAACAAAACGAGAGATGGTGACTATCAGTTTTCTAGTATCAATAACTCACATAAACCTATCACTCTATCGCCAGATCAAGTTGATACTATGCACTATGTATCAGCCATTGTTAAACCAATTAAGTATATAGACGTCTGCGAAAAAACTGGTCGAGCGTTGCTTTAA
- a CDS encoding KilA-N domain, protein MNGLIVIDGVQIRRDIAGRYCLNDLHRVSGGEKRHQPSNWSALTQTKELVDEISTAPEITGAVPIVTIVGGLNQGTYVCKELVYAYAMWISPSFHLKVIRTFDALITLQHGEKLADKVQAGVILLESMAKSLNFSNSSKLGAYQKLQAMAGLPELAPVYAIDAPSGSMDGSSRPTVALSTLIRKHQLPISAQQAYKRLADLGIVERLSRPSTKTANKVKEFWSVTARGCQFGKNMTSPNNPRETQPHFFESKTDELIRMVMLNKRVSA, encoded by the coding sequence ATGAATGGACTAATTGTTATTGATGGTGTTCAAATTCGTCGAGATATCGCGGGGCGCTATTGTTTAAATGACCTTCATCGAGTCTCAGGTGGTGAAAAACGGCATCAACCATCGAATTGGAGTGCTTTAACTCAAACTAAAGAGTTGGTTGATGAAATTTCAACCGCTCCTGAGATCACAGGAGCGGTTCCCATTGTGACCATTGTTGGTGGGCTTAACCAAGGAACATATGTTTGCAAAGAATTAGTGTATGCCTATGCAATGTGGATAAGCCCATCATTTCATTTAAAAGTGATCCGTACTTTTGATGCTTTGATAACACTGCAACACGGCGAAAAGTTAGCCGATAAAGTTCAAGCTGGGGTTATATTGCTTGAATCGATGGCTAAGAGCCTGAATTTCTCAAACTCTTCGAAATTAGGGGCATATCAAAAATTACAAGCCATGGCAGGCTTACCCGAATTAGCCCCAGTGTATGCGATTGATGCACCAAGCGGATCAATGGATGGTTCAAGTCGTCCAACAGTAGCTTTATCAACACTGATTAGAAAACATCAATTACCTATTTCAGCCCAACAAGCTTATAAACGATTAGCCGATCTCGGCATTGTTGAACGTTTATCTCGTCCAAGTACGAAAACCGCAAACAAAGTGAAAGAGTTCTGGTCTGTGACTGCACGGGGTTGTCAGTTTGGGAAGAACATGACCAGCCCTAATAATCCTCGTGAAACCCAACCCCATTTTTTTGAAAGTAAAACGGATGAATTGATCCGTATGGTGATGCTGAATAAGCGGGTGAGCGCATGA
- a CDS encoding phage antitermination protein, with amino-acid sequence MRDFDIHDLVSKWGAWAVADNSNIDWSNIAAGFKGVLPYSGSKYPQCNDDEGILIDKCVAKLKQYCYEEYEIIVLHFIYRISLRNIAKYKKCSDGTIRKKVQTALGFINGIVSILT; translated from the coding sequence ATGAGAGACTTTGATATTCATGATTTAGTTAGTAAATGGGGGGCATGGGCCGTTGCTGATAATAGTAATATTGACTGGTCTAATATAGCTGCTGGTTTTAAAGGTGTTTTACCTTATTCTGGAAGTAAATACCCACAATGTAATGATGATGAAGGAATTTTAATAGATAAATGTGTTGCTAAATTAAAACAATATTGTTACGAGGAATATGAAATAATAGTGTTACACTTTATTTATAGAATATCATTAAGAAATATAGCTAAATATAAGAAATGCTCAGATGGTACTATAAGAAAAAAAGTGCAAACAGCATTAGGATTTATAAATGGAATAGTTTCTATTTTAACATAA
- a CDS encoding phage protein, producing MKLLLTPYIQPDLGVVLLKPEAELLEQLKQHSRVIISDVPKSLNKWPSGALTGNEQPLLNNKDIIGFLNNEKVIQAMGGLVSMNMWIGRNIHCCQINDEHDSYHHHELTTTWHKDGVIRTCWYHDNHIRNSSAGWVAELAYKNRIAWMIDTIRSCLRLDDSHSLTIPDFFAFAVMHKLVNELPDAILRRILNWSDKPKDRRVHGGFPEADIVPNEVTALSAMNARLDAIKPVINVTVDPEPPASFLLKPKMRRWENSQWIQWIKTQPCCVCGQQADDPHHIIGHGMGGMGTKAHDLFTIPLCRQHHDELHRDPKLWEATYGNQIELLFSFLNRSLGMGALV from the coding sequence ATGAAATTACTATTAACACCCTATATTCAGCCCGATCTTGGTGTTGTTTTATTGAAGCCTGAAGCGGAGTTGCTTGAGCAACTTAAACAACATTCTCGTGTGATTATTAGTGATGTACCAAAGAGTTTAAATAAATGGCCTTCTGGTGCATTAACAGGGAACGAACAACCATTATTGAATAACAAGGACATTATTGGCTTTTTAAATAATGAAAAAGTGATCCAAGCTATGGGCGGGCTGGTATCGATGAATATGTGGATAGGCAGAAATATCCATTGCTGCCAGATTAACGATGAGCATGACAGTTATCATCATCATGAATTAACAACCACATGGCATAAAGACGGTGTGATACGAACCTGTTGGTATCATGATAATCATATTCGTAATTCATCGGCGGGGTGGGTTGCTGAATTAGCGTATAAAAATCGTATTGCTTGGATGATAGACACTATTCGCAGTTGTTTGAGATTAGATGATAGCCATTCGCTGACGATACCTGATTTTTTTGCTTTTGCCGTGATGCATAAACTGGTTAATGAATTACCTGATGCTATATTACGTCGTATTCTAAATTGGTCTGATAAACCTAAAGATCGTAGAGTGCATGGCGGTTTTCCTGAAGCTGATATTGTTCCCAATGAAGTAACAGCGCTATCAGCAATGAATGCGCGTTTAGATGCCATAAAACCCGTTATTAATGTGACTGTCGATCCTGAACCTCCAGCCTCATTTCTTCTTAAACCTAAAATGCGTCGTTGGGAGAATTCTCAATGGATTCAATGGATAAAAACACAGCCTTGTTGTGTTTGCGGACAACAAGCTGATGATCCACATCATATCATCGGCCATGGTATGGGAGGCATGGGAACGAAAGCTCATGACTTATTCACTATTCCATTATGTCGGCAACATCATGACGAGTTACATCGTGATCCCAAATTGTGGGAAGCCACTTACGGCAATCAAATCGAATTGTTATTTTCTTTTTTAAACCGTTCATTAGGAATGGGAGCATTGGTTTAA
- a CDS encoding phage replication protein: MSVKLSSYVWDGCAHAGLKLTSVAIMARLADFSNDEGICWPSVVTIARQIGAGESTVRTAIKQLEKEGWLTSEKRRKGNRNASNIYQLNVEKLYQSAKKALSQPTKSDVSKPDTSGSDPSKFAASNSVPSESSKNRDFDPPAPEGDPSVTSKYDPLINHSSSQNSGEFSDQPKNDFLTRYPEAVIYSANFQKWGSADDLKCAKWLFSRKCEVFQEMGLKTPKEPNFTDWANDIRLMTTIDGHTHKEICQFYKRITQDDFWKKNVQCPRTLRAQWDDLTLRLAGKKKITIDSVERDETFRLIWGTGWKPKNKIQELAAIQAKKNGLGRMNEVAGLAAWRGIWQQVAEQVAQEVLL; this comes from the coding sequence ATGAGTGTTAAATTATCTAGTTATGTTTGGGATGGTTGCGCCCATGCAGGTTTAAAACTCACATCAGTCGCTATCATGGCAAGATTAGCTGATTTTTCTAATGATGAAGGTATTTGTTGGCCTTCTGTTGTGACGATTGCTCGTCAAATTGGTGCGGGTGAAAGCACGGTGCGCACGGCAATAAAACAGTTGGAAAAAGAAGGGTGGTTAACCAGTGAAAAGCGTAGAAAAGGCAATCGTAACGCAAGCAATATTTATCAGCTGAATGTAGAAAAACTATACCAATCAGCCAAGAAAGCGCTTTCTCAACCAACAAAATCTGACGTGTCAAAACCTGACACATCAGGATCTGACCCATCAAAATTTGCTGCATCAAATTCTGTACCTTCAGAATCGAGCAAAAATAGGGATTTTGACCCGCCAGCTCCTGAGGGCGATCCATCAGTAACTTCAAAATATGATCCATTAATAAATCATTCTTCGTCGCAGAATTCTGGCGAATTCAGCGACCAGCCCAAAAATGATTTTTTAACTCGTTATCCTGAAGCTGTGATTTACAGCGCCAATTTTCAAAAATGGGGCTCCGCTGACGATTTGAAGTGCGCTAAATGGCTATTCAGTCGTAAATGCGAAGTGTTTCAAGAGATGGGATTAAAAACGCCTAAAGAGCCCAATTTCACTGATTGGGCTAATGATATTCGCTTAATGACAACGATTGATGGGCATACTCACAAAGAAATTTGCCAGTTCTATAAACGAATTACACAAGATGATTTTTGGAAAAAGAATGTTCAGTGTCCTCGTACACTCAGGGCTCAATGGGATGATTTAACTTTACGTTTGGCGGGTAAGAAAAAAATCACCATCGACTCAGTAGAGCGTGATGAAACATTCCGGCTTATCTGGGGTACGGGTTGGAAACCTAAAAATAAAATTCAAGAATTAGCCGCTATTCAGGCAAAGAAAAATGGTCTAGGCCGAATGAATGAGGTTGCAGGTTTAGCTGCGTGGCGAGGTATTTGGCAACAAGTCGCGGAACAAGTTGCTCAGGAAGTTTTGCTATAA
- a CDS encoding phage protein has protein sequence MSNQSIKQVVKEMCKALPGGRSAMAGALGMSLETFNNKLYEKNGCRFFDIDEQEAMEDISGTKLLVEYHLDRHGMSALPKIEAEKIDQVELFDMRMTLAAMQGSLAVLIQESLVDGVLTDEEIGRIYRKAGKVFAYAIGFLDSLKVLYGEKQEATKKG, from the coding sequence ATGAGTAATCAATCAATAAAACAGGTAGTGAAAGAAATGTGCAAAGCACTGCCGGGTGGACGTTCTGCTATGGCAGGGGCTTTAGGTATGTCACTCGAGACGTTTAATAACAAGTTATACGAAAAAAATGGCTGTCGTTTCTTTGATATTGATGAACAAGAAGCCATGGAAGACATTTCAGGCACTAAGTTGCTGGTGGAATATCATCTAGATCGCCATGGCATGAGTGCATTACCAAAAATAGAAGCGGAAAAGATAGATCAAGTAGAGCTATTTGATATGCGAATGACATTGGCTGCTATGCAAGGATCACTCGCCGTTTTAATTCAAGAAAGCCTTGTTGATGGTGTTTTAACGGATGAAGAAATAGGGCGTATTTATCGAAAAGCAGGGAAAGTTTTTGCGTATGCAATTGGGTTCTTGGATTCACTGAAAGTGTTGTACGGTGAAAAACAGGAAGCGACTAAGAAAGGGTGA
- the xis gene encoding excisionase, with protein MSRMVTLEAWARLEFGDASPCMTVLQKYAKNNLIAPPAMKVGRKWMVDREARYVGYLSLPQIPTKSTERLKRIITDGCPTTNP; from the coding sequence ATGTCAAGAATGGTGACTCTTGAAGCGTGGGCAAGGTTGGAATTTGGAGATGCCTCTCCTTGCATGACGGTATTACAAAAATACGCAAAGAATAACCTTATTGCACCACCTGCAATGAAAGTTGGCCGCAAGTGGATGGTTGATAGAGAAGCTCGTTATGTGGGCTATCTGTCTCTCCCTCAAATTCCTACTAAATCAACGGAACGACTTAAGAGGATAATTACAGATGGCTGCCCGACCACGAACCCATAA
- the ndpA_1 gene encoding nucleoid-associated protein NdpA, producing the protein MATIEIKNVIIHEFIKEAKKPVDKSKMFNFRDSVLDPKNQNVSGLVSTITGLYGKKGNSAYYGIFKEDTTKRGPIPNKFEEYFVYGDKNIQNFIDFTVSITEQIAEEAEKEIWSSGGFLIYADYLSDATRYFIITMVKNKPGMRISSKLEPEELEQLDLSKIHQAARINFSRYEQYQNSAKVEKSDLNYLSFISKTPNTNAASYFITALGCDKGISSTKATQQLPYEIKKFFESHEELKPSSLNFRKKVIDYLGDKISNNQPAKLSDIEDMAKTHMTNIDDERKETLVSLLIERLNSDEVQIPSEFNVNKAAYEKMKNISYKSVGFGYTFEKGMLGINKSASVCYNQKEKSLTFTNLPESAQLDIIKALKEQGLIQ; encoded by the coding sequence ATGGCAACAATTGAAATTAAAAATGTCATTATCCATGAGTTTATAAAGGAAGCAAAGAAACCCGTTGATAAGAGCAAGATGTTTAATTTTAGGGATAGCGTACTAGATCCTAAAAATCAAAATGTCTCAGGATTAGTATCAACGATTACTGGTTTATATGGAAAAAAAGGCAACTCGGCATATTACGGTATCTTTAAAGAAGATACGACCAAACGAGGTCCTATTCCTAATAAATTTGAAGAATATTTCGTATATGGCGATAAAAATATACAAAATTTTATCGACTTTACAGTATCTATAACAGAACAAATAGCAGAGGAAGCTGAAAAGGAAATTTGGTCTTCTGGCGGTTTTTTAATTTATGCCGACTATTTATCTGATGCAACAAGATATTTCATTATAACAATGGTAAAAAATAAGCCTGGAATGCGAATTAGCTCTAAATTAGAGCCCGAAGAGTTAGAACAATTAGATCTATCAAAAATTCATCAAGCTGCAAGAATCAACTTTTCACGTTATGAACAGTACCAAAATTCAGCTAAAGTAGAAAAATCAGATCTAAATTACCTTAGTTTTATAAGCAAAACACCAAACACTAACGCTGCTAGCTATTTTATTACAGCATTAGGATGTGATAAAGGTATATCATCAACAAAAGCCACACAACAATTACCTTATGAAATAAAGAAATTTTTTGAGTCACATGAGGAATTAAAACCATCATCTTTAAACTTTAGAAAAAAAGTTATAGATTATTTAGGTGATAAAATATCCAATAATCAACCAGCCAAGTTATCAGATATTGAGGACATGGCAAAAACACATATGACTAATATAGATGATGAACGAAAAGAAACTCTTGTTAGTCTTCTAATTGAAAGATTAAATAGCGATGAAGTACAAATTCCCTCAGAATTTAATGTGAATAAAGCCGCTTATGAAAAAATGAAAAATATTTCATATAAATCAGTGGGGTTTGGTTATACTTTTGAGAAAGGTATGTTGGGAATTAATAAGAGTGCTAGTGTTTGTTATAACCAAAAAGAGAAATCGCTTACTTTCACTAACTTGCCTGAGTCCGCGCAGTTGGATATTATCAAAGCTCTAAAAGAACAAGGATTAATTCAATAA
- a CDS encoding Helix-turn-helix, giving the protein MQTPLRKVRVELNLTISEVANAINCDVGNLSRLERGIQTASLELAEKLAAFYRGKITELEILYPHRYQQQNNKIF; this is encoded by the coding sequence ATGCAAACACCATTAAGGAAAGTTCGGGTAGAACTAAATCTAACAATTTCAGAAGTAGCTAATGCCATTAATTGTGATGTTGGAAACCTTTCACGATTAGAAAGAGGTATTCAAACAGCTTCTTTGGAACTGGCTGAAAAATTAGCAGCTTTTTATCGTGGGAAAATAACTGAGTTAGAGATCTTATACCCACATCGTTACCAACAACAAAATAACAAAATCTTTTAA
- a CDS encoding phage protein: MRNEDPNRLDRYYRNPRGLLVHVIRYDREKQRVIFMIDGCEYEQCEPVQRFKERYTRVK; this comes from the coding sequence ATGCGAAATGAAGATCCCAATCGTCTTGATCGCTATTACAGAAACCCTCGAGGGCTCCTTGTTCATGTCATTCGTTATGATCGAGAAAAACAGCGCGTTATTTTTATGATTGATGGTTGTGAATACGAACAATGCGAGCCGGTTCAAAGATTTAAAGAGAGATATACCCGAGTTAAGTGA
- a CDS encoding phage protein: protein MRMEKLTNVTYGTAGLTAFFASLSLYEWGFVIGMAFSMLLGLATYFMTRREQRKRTQLFEELVRHVDPQNPTETLKRLAELMVKAPKDI from the coding sequence ATGCGTATGGAAAAATTAACCAATGTTACTTACGGAACCGCAGGCCTAACGGCATTTTTTGCCAGCCTCTCATTATATGAATGGGGATTTGTTATCGGGATGGCGTTCAGCATGCTTCTTGGTTTAGCCACTTATTTTATGACTCGTCGAGAGCAACGAAAACGCACTCAATTATTTGAAGAACTTGTTCGTCATGTTGACCCGCAAAACCCAACTGAAACATTAAAAAGGCTTGCTGAATTAATGGTGAAAGCGCCAAAGGATATTTAA